One genomic region from Vanacampus margaritifer isolate UIUO_Vmar chromosome 2, RoL_Vmar_1.0, whole genome shotgun sequence encodes:
- the rpusd1 gene encoding RNA pseudouridylate synthase domain-containing protein 1 isoform X1, with protein MEPASVERLRVLFQSDDYIVVDKHWDIRIDSKMWYEKNTVQAQLRHHFPQLADPNTYYGFRFCHQLDFSTSGALCVALNKAAAAQAYRCFKERTVTKAYLALVRGLVKEEIQTLHFSIGKNNSEGKTHMMCIEGTDGCENSKPCQTALTVLEYGLYDGEAVTKVLLQPFTGRTHQLRVHCSAIGHPIVGDFTYSSGADDSPFRMMLHAHLLHIPLDPEPMLVCAGDPFLPSVDAKWLPQRSLRPLKATVDALLEHRMDEQRQVKEMERDRVRQAEEKRANKIRKEESQEQTWRCEEWLREWAGNS; from the exons ATGGAGCCGGCCAGTGTGGAGAGACTTCGTGTGCTCTTTCAGAGTGACGATTACATCGTGGTGGACAAGCACTGGGACATCCGCATTGATAGCAAGATGTGGTATGAAAAGAACACGGTGCAGGCCCAGCTGCGTCACCACTTCCCTCAACTGGCAGACCCCAACACCTACTATGGATTCAG GTTCTGTCACCAGTTGGATTTCTCGACCAGCGGCGCCTTATGTGTGGCACTCAATAAGGCTGCAGCTGCCCAGGCATATCGCTGTTTCAAGGAGCGCACTGTCACTAAGGCCTATCTTGCTCTG gtcCGTGGATTGGTGAAAGAAGAGATACAGACTCTTCATTTTTCCATTGGCAAGAACAATTCAGAGGGAAAAACACATATGATGTGTATTGAGGGAACAGACG GTTGTGAGAATTCCAAACCATGCCAGACTGCGCTGACCGTGTTGGAGTATGGCTTGTATGATGGTGAAGCTGTCACAAAGGTGCTGCTGCAGCCTTttacag GTCGAACCCACCAGTTAAGGGTCCACTGCAGCGCAATAGGCCACCCCATCGTCGGGGACTTCACCTACAGCTCAGGAGCCGACGACAGCCCCTTCCGCATGATGCTTCACGCCCACCTCCTCCACATCCCCCTGGACCCTGAACCCATGCTCGTGTGCGCTGGCGACCCCTTTCTGCCCTCGGTGGACGCCAAGTGGCTCCCGCAGCGATCCTTACGCCCCTTGAAAGCCACCGTAGATGCCCTGCTGGAGCACAGGATGGACGAGCAGAGACAAGTGAAGGAGATGGAGAGAGACCGAGTGAGGCAGGCGGAGGAGAAGAGGGCAAACAAAATCAGGAAAGAGGAGAGTCAGGAGCAGACGTGGCGGTGTGAAGAGTGGCTCAGGGAATGGGCTGGAAACtcgtag
- the rpusd1 gene encoding RNA pseudouridylate synthase domain-containing protein 1 isoform X2 yields MWYEKNTVQAQLRHHFPQLADPNTYYGFRFCHQLDFSTSGALCVALNKAAAAQAYRCFKERTVTKAYLALVRGLVKEEIQTLHFSIGKNNSEGKTHMMCIEGTDGCENSKPCQTALTVLEYGLYDGEAVTKVLLQPFTGRTHQLRVHCSAIGHPIVGDFTYSSGADDSPFRMMLHAHLLHIPLDPEPMLVCAGDPFLPSVDAKWLPQRSLRPLKATVDALLEHRMDEQRQVKEMERDRVRQAEEKRANKIRKEESQEQTWRCEEWLREWAGNS; encoded by the exons ATGTGGTATGAAAAGAACACGGTGCAGGCCCAGCTGCGTCACCACTTCCCTCAACTGGCAGACCCCAACACCTACTATGGATTCAG GTTCTGTCACCAGTTGGATTTCTCGACCAGCGGCGCCTTATGTGTGGCACTCAATAAGGCTGCAGCTGCCCAGGCATATCGCTGTTTCAAGGAGCGCACTGTCACTAAGGCCTATCTTGCTCTG gtcCGTGGATTGGTGAAAGAAGAGATACAGACTCTTCATTTTTCCATTGGCAAGAACAATTCAGAGGGAAAAACACATATGATGTGTATTGAGGGAACAGACG GTTGTGAGAATTCCAAACCATGCCAGACTGCGCTGACCGTGTTGGAGTATGGCTTGTATGATGGTGAAGCTGTCACAAAGGTGCTGCTGCAGCCTTttacag GTCGAACCCACCAGTTAAGGGTCCACTGCAGCGCAATAGGCCACCCCATCGTCGGGGACTTCACCTACAGCTCAGGAGCCGACGACAGCCCCTTCCGCATGATGCTTCACGCCCACCTCCTCCACATCCCCCTGGACCCTGAACCCATGCTCGTGTGCGCTGGCGACCCCTTTCTGCCCTCGGTGGACGCCAAGTGGCTCCCGCAGCGATCCTTACGCCCCTTGAAAGCCACCGTAGATGCCCTGCTGGAGCACAGGATGGACGAGCAGAGACAAGTGAAGGAGATGGAGAGAGACCGAGTGAGGCAGGCGGAGGAGAAGAGGGCAAACAAAATCAGGAAAGAGGAGAGTCAGGAGCAGACGTGGCGGTGTGAAGAGTGGCTCAGGGAATGGGCTGGAAACtcgtag
- the slc25a17 gene encoding peroxisomal membrane protein PMP34 isoform X1: MSFEVLSYESLVHAVSGAMGSVTAMTVFFPLDTARLRLQVDEKRRATSTPAILAEIIKEEGLLAPYRGWFPVICSLCCSNFVYFYCFHSLKASWLKGHQSAPRTDLLVGIAAGVVNVLVTTPLWVVNTRLKLQGSKFYNTDIQPTNYGGIWDAFVHIIRDEGVGALWNGTFPSLLLVLNPAIQFMIYEGLKRQLRKGVPRELASFEVFMIGAVAKAVATTATYPLQTIQSILRFGQFNKSTSKSTLLSSLMTVKCLLINRVRKFGLLGLFKGLEAKLLQTVLTAALMFLLYEKISSCTFRLMGLSSHHNRAR, encoded by the exons ATGAGTTTTGAGGTTTTGTCTTACGAGAGTTTGGTGCATGCTGTGTCCGGAGCAATG GGAAGTGTGACAGCCATGACAGTATTCTTCCCTCTGGATACTGCCAGACTAAGGCTTCAAG TCGACGAGAAGAGGAGGGCTACGTCAACTCCAGCCATTCTAGCAGAAATAATCAAGGAGGAAGGATT GCTAGCTCCATACAGAGGTTGGTTCCCAGTCATCTGCAGCCTCTGCTGCTCCAATTTTGTCTACTTCTACTGCTTCCACAGCCTGAAAGCGAGCTGGCTGAAGGGACATCAGTCAGCACCTCGCACTGACTTGCTGGTCGGGATAGCTGCAG GTGTTGTAAATGTACTTGTGACCACTCCACTGTGGGTTGTCAACACGCGGCTGAAACTTCAGGGCTCCAAGTTTTACAACACAGATATTCAACCCACTAACTACGGTGGTATTTGGG ATGCGTTCGTGCATATCATCCGTGACGAGGGTGTTGGGGCACTGTGGAACGGCACCTTTCCATCGCTACTGCTGGTGCTCAACCCTGCCATCCAGTTCATGATTTACGAAGGTCTCAAGAGGCAACTGAGGAAAGGAGTTCCCAGGGAG CTTGCATCTTTTGAGGTTTTCATGATTGGTGCAGTGGCCAAAGCTGTTGCCACCACTGCGACTTACCCACTGCAGACCATACAGTCAATTCTCAGA tTCGGTCAGTTCAACAAGTCCACAAGCAAGTCAACACTGCTGTCTAGTCTAATGACAGTCAAATGTCTGCTTATCAACAGAGTGAG AAAGTTTGGTCTGTTGGGTCTGTTTAAAGGCCTGGAGGCCAAGTTATTGCAGACGGTGCTGACTGCGGCCCTCATGTTCCTTCTCTATGAGAAGATATCCAGCTGCACCTTCAGACTCATGGGATTGAGCAGCCACCACAATCGCGCTCGATAG
- the slc25a17 gene encoding peroxisomal membrane protein PMP34 isoform X2 — protein sequence MSFEVLSYESLVHAVSGAMGSVTAMTVFFPLDTARLRLQVDEKRRATSTPAILAEIIKEEGLLAPYRGWFPVICSLCCSNFVYFYCFHSLKASWLKGHQSAPRTDLLVGIAAGVVNVLVTTPLWVVNTRLKLQGSKFYNTDIQPTNYGGIWDAFVHIIRDEGVGALWNGTFPSLLLVLNPAIQFMIYEGLKRQLRKGVPRELASFEVFMIGAVAKAVATTATYPLQTIQSILRFGQFNKSTSKSTLLSSLMTVKCLLINRVRPGGQVIADGADCGPHVPSL from the exons ATGAGTTTTGAGGTTTTGTCTTACGAGAGTTTGGTGCATGCTGTGTCCGGAGCAATG GGAAGTGTGACAGCCATGACAGTATTCTTCCCTCTGGATACTGCCAGACTAAGGCTTCAAG TCGACGAGAAGAGGAGGGCTACGTCAACTCCAGCCATTCTAGCAGAAATAATCAAGGAGGAAGGATT GCTAGCTCCATACAGAGGTTGGTTCCCAGTCATCTGCAGCCTCTGCTGCTCCAATTTTGTCTACTTCTACTGCTTCCACAGCCTGAAAGCGAGCTGGCTGAAGGGACATCAGTCAGCACCTCGCACTGACTTGCTGGTCGGGATAGCTGCAG GTGTTGTAAATGTACTTGTGACCACTCCACTGTGGGTTGTCAACACGCGGCTGAAACTTCAGGGCTCCAAGTTTTACAACACAGATATTCAACCCACTAACTACGGTGGTATTTGGG ATGCGTTCGTGCATATCATCCGTGACGAGGGTGTTGGGGCACTGTGGAACGGCACCTTTCCATCGCTACTGCTGGTGCTCAACCCTGCCATCCAGTTCATGATTTACGAAGGTCTCAAGAGGCAACTGAGGAAAGGAGTTCCCAGGGAG CTTGCATCTTTTGAGGTTTTCATGATTGGTGCAGTGGCCAAAGCTGTTGCCACCACTGCGACTTACCCACTGCAGACCATACAGTCAATTCTCAGA tTCGGTCAGTTCAACAAGTCCACAAGCAAGTCAACACTGCTGTCTAGTCTAATGACAGTCAAATGTCTGCTTATCAACAGAGTGAG GCCTGGAGGCCAAGTTATTGCAGACGGTGCTGACTGCGGCCCTCATGTTCCTTCTCTATGA
- the slc25a17 gene encoding peroxisomal membrane protein PMP34 isoform X3, whose protein sequence is MSFEVLSYESLVHAVSGAMGSVTAMTVFFPLDTARLRLQVDEKRRATSTPAILAEIIKEEGLLAPYRGWFPVICSLCCSNFVYFYCFHSLKASWLKGHQSAPRTDLLVGIAAGVVNVLVTTPLWVVNTRLKLQGSKFYNTDIQPTNYGGIWDAFVHIIRDEGVGALWNGTFPSLLLVLNPAIQFMIYEGLKRQLRKGVPRELASFEVFMIGAVAKAVATTATYPLQTIQSILRFGQFNKSTSKSTLLSSLMTVKCLLINRVRYPAAPSDSWD, encoded by the exons ATGAGTTTTGAGGTTTTGTCTTACGAGAGTTTGGTGCATGCTGTGTCCGGAGCAATG GGAAGTGTGACAGCCATGACAGTATTCTTCCCTCTGGATACTGCCAGACTAAGGCTTCAAG TCGACGAGAAGAGGAGGGCTACGTCAACTCCAGCCATTCTAGCAGAAATAATCAAGGAGGAAGGATT GCTAGCTCCATACAGAGGTTGGTTCCCAGTCATCTGCAGCCTCTGCTGCTCCAATTTTGTCTACTTCTACTGCTTCCACAGCCTGAAAGCGAGCTGGCTGAAGGGACATCAGTCAGCACCTCGCACTGACTTGCTGGTCGGGATAGCTGCAG GTGTTGTAAATGTACTTGTGACCACTCCACTGTGGGTTGTCAACACGCGGCTGAAACTTCAGGGCTCCAAGTTTTACAACACAGATATTCAACCCACTAACTACGGTGGTATTTGGG ATGCGTTCGTGCATATCATCCGTGACGAGGGTGTTGGGGCACTGTGGAACGGCACCTTTCCATCGCTACTGCTGGTGCTCAACCCTGCCATCCAGTTCATGATTTACGAAGGTCTCAAGAGGCAACTGAGGAAAGGAGTTCCCAGGGAG CTTGCATCTTTTGAGGTTTTCATGATTGGTGCAGTGGCCAAAGCTGTTGCCACCACTGCGACTTACCCACTGCAGACCATACAGTCAATTCTCAGA tTCGGTCAGTTCAACAAGTCCACAAGCAAGTCAACACTGCTGTCTAGTCTAATGACAGTCAAATGTCTGCTTATCAACAGAGTGAG ATATCCAGCTGCACCTTCAGACTCATGGGATTGA
- the znf598 gene encoding E3 ubiquitin-protein ligase ZNF598, protein MDSTNPKETEKHCVLCCQDIDIFAFGKCDHPVCFRCSTKMRVLCEQKYCAVCREELDKVVFVKSAETFSSLPHQQFPCDKKHDIYFADEKIHAQYRHLLLPQCPCCAEAKVFSKFVELEHHMRKQHELFCCKLCTKHLKIFSHERKWYNRKELARHRAHGDPDDTSHRGHPLCKFCDDRYLDNDELLKHLRKDHYFCHFCDADGSQEYYSDYQYLSEHFRESHYLCEEGLCATEQFTHAFRTEIDYKAHKASAHSKSRAEARQNRHIDLQFNLAPRPQRRNEGTVTGEDYDEARHRGGRGRLQAGQKSWRYSREEEDREVAAAMRASMAMHRQEDRIATLERSAPKYYREERTERTESEEPNPRTGPIKPTSKPPVKTMRSLNPLEEEDDFPALGAAAPPVIVKSLSPVVPSAPRTLKEDDFPSLSVVNVTAPLTPSYPAQPKKSSSFQEEDFPALVSKIRPLKSSTGKNSAWSTHTAPAPPPPSSRPPTSMSSAIPGPQLLTSSSSSMSRRKKKVGDNIKVAPTRSPPSSDDESGGMTQQQFRAVPTMLDISSLLTVKGSDGKPFIAAASADLPTTKASKKKKQKNTASPSNSSESGTPAPAKTLLVETTAQKENVPEKTRSNVGATAPSRLVNGFNEKPVISKETVTAPPQPNTDALVDQEEDFPALKTKKPPPGFKSSFPTKSSTPPPSSSIPPPPPGLGLLATKPPPGFTGIPLNSNVVETPPLPVNLLPKTSNGDYLVPDDFHQRNLELIQSIRKYLHDDESKFNQFKNYSAQFRQGVLSAAQYHRSCKDLLGDDFNRIFNELLVLLPDTVKQQELLTAHGDCKAREKQPGTGVGGGKKSKNKKNAWQLPITQANANAAELDCQVCPTCRQVLAPKDFNSHKTLHMRENDEFPSLQSISRIIS, encoded by the exons ATGGATTCAACAAACCCCAAGGAGACGGAAAAGCACTGTGTTCTGTGCTGCCAAGATATCGACATCTTCGCCTTCGGAAAATGCGACCACCCGGTGTGTTTTCGCTGCTCCACCAAAATGAGGGTGCTGTGCGAGCAGAAGTACTGCGCCGTCTGCCGGGAGGAGCTCGACAAG gtggtgtttgtgaagtCTGCGGAGACCTTTTCTTCTCTGCCACATCAGCAGTTCCCCTGTGACAAGAAGCATGACATCTATTTTGCTGATGAGAAGATCCATGCTCAGTACAG GCACCTGCTGTTGCCACAGTGTCCTTGCTGTGCTGAAGCTAAGGTCTTCTCCAAGTTTGTGGAGCTGGAGCACCACATGAGGAAGCAGCATGAACTTTTCTGTTGCAAGCTCTGCACAAAGCATTTGAAG ATTTTTTCCCATGAGAGGAAGTGGTACAACCGCAAAGAACTGGCACGCCATCGAGCACACGGAGACCCAGATGACACCAGTCACAGAGGACACCCGCTGTGCAAATTCTGCGACGACCGCTACCTCGACAACGACGAGCTGCTCAAACACTTGCGAAAGGACCACTACTTCTGCCACTTTTGTGATGCTGACGGCTCCCAGGAATATTATAG TGATTACCAGTACTTGAGCGAGCACTTCAGAGAAAGTCACTATCTGTGTGAGGAGGGCCTATGTGCCACCGAGCAGTTCACCCACGCCTTCCGCACCGAGATCGACTACAAGGCGCACAAGGCTTCGGCGCACAGCAAGAGCCGCGCCGAGGCCCGCCAAAACCGCCACATCGACCTGCAGTTCAACTTGGCTCCAAGGCCGCAGAGGAGAAATGAAG GCACGGTGACCGGGGAGGATTATGACGAGGCTCGTCACCGAGGAGGAAGGGGAAGACTTCAGGCGGGACAGAAGAGCTGGCGATACTCTCG TGAAGAGGAGGACAGAGAGGTGGCGGCTGCTATGCGGGCGTCAATGGCAATGCATCGACAAGAGGATCGAATAGCCACGCTGGAGAGGAGCGCTCCCAAATACTATAGAGAAGAGAGGACAGAAAGAACTGAATCAGAAGAACCCAATCCCAGGACTGGACCAATCAAACCAACAAGCAAACCTCCAG TCAAGACAATGAGGAGTTTAAATCCattggaggaggaagatgactTTCCAGCATTGGGAGCTGCTGCACCACCTGTCAT CGTGAAATCTTTGTCACCGGTGGTTCCTTCAGCTCCCAGAACTCTGAAGGAAGATGATTTCCCCAGCCTGTCAGTAGTTAATGTCACAGCCCCCCTGACGCCATCTTATCCCGCCCAACCAAAGAAGTCGTCTTCTTTTCAAGAGGAGGATTTCCCCGCTCTGGTGTCCAAAATCCGGCCCCTCAAATCTTCAACAGGCAAGAACTCTGCATGGTCCACTCACACTGCTCCGGCTCCGCCCCCGCCTTCTTCCAGGCCTCCCACTTCAATGTCATCAGCAATCCCTGGCCCCCAACTCCTGACCTCCTCAAGCTCCTCGATGTCAAGGAGGAAAAAGAAAGTTGGGGACAACATAAAAGTCGCCCCCACACGCTCGCCTCCTTCCTCCGACGACGAGAGTGGCGGAATGACGCAGCAGCAGTTCCGCGCGGTGCCCACCATGCTCGACATATCGTCTCTGCTTACAGTTAAAGGAAGTGACGGCAAACCTTTCATCGCGGCCGCCAGCGCTGACCTCCCGACCACTAAAgccagcaaaaagaaaaaacaaaagaacacgGCCTCACCTTCAAACTCTTCGGAATCAGGGACGCCGGCACCTGCAAAGACGCTTTTGGTGGAAACAACGGCTCAAAAGGAGAATGTTCCCGAAAAGACGAGGAGCAACGTGGGGGCAACGGCACCGAGCCGATTGGTTAATGGCTTCAACGAGAAGCCAGTCATTAGTAAGGAGACAGTCACGGCACCGCCGCAACCCAACACAGATGCTCTTGTAGACCAAGAGGAAGACTTCCCCGCCCTCAAGACTAAGAAGCCACCTCCAG GCTTCAAGAGCTCCTTCCCAACAAAGTCATCAACCCCGCCTCCATCCTCCTCGATTCCCCCACCTCCACCTGGCCTTGGTCTCTTGGCTACGAAGCCCCCTCCAGGCTTCACAGGGATACCCCTCAACAGTAATGTGGTGGAGACCCCGCCTTTGCCAGTAAACCT CCTCCCTAAAACATCAAACGGTGATTACCTGGTTCCAGACGACTTCCATCAAAGGAATCTAGAGCTGATCCAGTCCATTAGGAAGTACCTCCATGATGATGAGTCCAAGTTCAATCAGTTCAAGAACTACTCGGCACAATTCAGACAG GGTGTCCTATCAGCAGCCCAGTATCACCGCAGCTGCAAGGACTTGCTAGGCGACGACTTCAACCGCATCTTCAACGAGCTGCTGGTGCTGCTGCCGGACACCGTCAAGCAGCAGGAGCTCCTGACGGCGCACGGGGACTGCAAGGCTCGGGAGAAACAGCCTGGAACGGGAGTAGGGGGCGGCAAGAAAAGCAAGAACAAGAAAAACGCCTGGCAGCTGCCGATCACGCAGGCTAACGCTAACGCTGCCGAGCTGGACTGCCAGGTGTGCCCCACGTGCAGACAGGTGCTCGCCCCTAAGGATTTCAACTCCCATAAAACGCTGCACATGAGGGAGAACGACGAGTTCCCTTCCTTGCAGTCCATTAGCCGAATCATCAGCTAG